In the Arachis ipaensis cultivar K30076 chromosome B10, Araip1.1, whole genome shotgun sequence genome, one interval contains:
- the LOC107624079 gene encoding receptor protein kinase TMK1-like produces the protein MGSDERFVVLVGVVLVLSLMPFSMSDDAAVMKALRGSITSPGLNWTSADVCSWSNVRCDNGPGRVTAIQIANLNLAGTLPKDLGQLGQLQHFDCRANNFTGAFPHLATTLQTLNINNNGFTSFPEDFFEGMSSLQVVSIGSNSFSQWKVPESLKDCVSLTSFSAIGANFSGKIPEFFGSSGPFGSLQNLSLSFNNFDGGLPDSFSGSGIQNLWVNVLPGNNKLSGTLSVLQNMTSLRQIWVHGNNFTGPIPDFSNHDSLYDVSLRDNKLTGVVPESLVNLPSLKVVNLTNNRLQGPPPKFRDGVRVDDVINQGNQFCTNVIGGKCSEIVDILLKVVEPLGYPLMLAESWSGNDPCGGNGWMGIDCDGGIVRGINFQNKGFSGTISPSFAKLTNVTRLLLNNNRLTGTIPEELTSMPNLMVLDVSNNQLYGKVPKFREGVKVNTGGNPDIGKDKPSGGGGSSSGGISGHTGVIVGVVVGILVLLVAGLLLYKYCGKNKGGGNAQPPNNAIVVHPRRSGEGDALKISVADAAAASASASASSPKSDVHHVEASNFVISIQVLRQVTNNFSQENILGKGGFGTVYKGELPDGTQIAVKRMESGVVGEGEKGLTEFNSEIAVLTKVRHRHLVELIGHCLDGHEGLLVYEYMPQGPLSRHLFDWKDEGIKPLEWKQRLIIALDVARGVEYLHNLAQQIFIHRDLKPSNILLGHDLRAKVSDFGLVRLAPEGQTSFETRLAGTFGYLAPEYAVTGRVTTKVDVYSFGVVLMEMITGRKAIDNSQQEENIHLVTWFRRMLLNKDSFRKAIDPAIDTVDEETLASVITVADLAGHCCAREPYQRPDMGHVVNVLAPLVEVWKPTEQRGEDTFAINFDESLPEALSKWQAYEGTSTMDISSSSTSMLTSRDNTQSSIPNRPVGFAETFTSYDGR, from the exons ATGGGTTCGGATGAGCGGTTCGTGGTTCTTGTAGGTGTAGTTCTTGTTTTATCATTGATGCCGTTTTCTATGTCAGACGATGCGGCTGTCATGAAGGCTCTGAGGGGTTCGATAACGTCACCCGGTCTGAACTGGACGAGTGCTGACGTGTGCAGTTGGAGTAACGTACGTTGCGATAACGGTCCGGGGAGAGTAACCGCCATACAAATCGCAAACCTCAACCTGGCGGGCACTCTTCCCAAGGATCTCGGGCAGCTCGGTCAGCTTCAGCATTTCGACTGCAGAGCGAACAACTTCACCGGTGCATTTCCTCACTTGGCTACCACCCTGCAGACGCTGAACATCAACAACAACGGATTCACGTCGTTCCCTGAAGATTTCTTTGAAGGCATGAGTAGCTTGCAAGTTGTTAGCATCGGTTCTAATTCTTTCTCGCAGTGGAAAGTTCCAGAAAGTCTCAAAGACTGTGTTTCGTTGACGAGCTTCTCCGCGATCGGCGCCAACTTTTCCGGCAAGATTCCTGAATTCTTCGGGAGCAGTGGTCCGTTCGGCAGTTTGCAGAATCTTTCTTTGAGTTTCAATAACTTCGACGGCGGTTTGCCTGATTCGTTTTCCGGAAGCGGAATACAGAATCTGTGGGTGAATGTTCTTCCAGGTAACAACAAACTCAGCGGAACTCTTTCAGTTTTACAGAATATGACTTCGCTTAGGCAAATTTGGGTTCATGGAAACAATTTCACTGGTCCTATACCTGATTTTTCGAACCATGATTCTCTTTATGATGTGAGTTTGAGGGATAATAAGCTAACAGGTGTAGTACCGGAATCTCTTGTTAATCTTCCATCGCTTAAGGTAGTTAATTTGACTAATAATCGTCTTCAAGGTCCTCCTCCCAAGTTTAGGGACGGGGTTAGGGTTGATGATGTCATTAATCAGGGGAATCAGTTCTGCACCAACGTGATAGGTGGGAAGTGTAGTGAAATTGTTGATATTTTGCTGAAAGTGGTTGAGCCTTTGGGTTATCCTCTAATGCTTGCTGAGAGTTGGAGTGGCAATGATCCTTGTGGTGGTAATGGCTGGATGGGGATTGATTGTGACGGTGGAATTGTTAGGGggataaattttcaaaacaagGGCTTCTCTGGGACTATATCTCCTAGTTTTGCCAAGCTTACTAATGTGACAAGGTTGCTTCTTAATAATAACCGTCTCACTGGTACCATACCTGAGGAACTTACCAGTATGCCTAATTTGATGGTGCTGGATGTCTCCAATAACCAATTGTATGGAAAGGTTCCGAAGTTTCGCGAAGGCGTGAAGGTTAACACCGGTGGGAATCCTGATATTGGAAAGGATAAGCCAAGTGGAGGAGGTGGTAGTTCTTCGGGAGGTATAAGTGGTCATACTGGAGTCATTGTTGGTGTTGTGGTGGGGATTCTTGTTTTACTTGTTGCTGGGTTATTGCTGTATAAGTATTGTGGGAAGAATAAGGGTGGTGGTAATGCTCAACCACCAAATAATGCTATCGTCGTACATCCTCGCCGTTCCGGAGAAGGAGATGCTCTGAAGATAAGTGTTGCGGATGCTGCTGCTGCTTCAGCTTCAGCTTCTGCCAGTAGTCCAAAAAGTGATGTTCATCATGTGGAAGCAAGCAATTTTGTAATCTCCATTCAAGTCTTGAGACAAGTGACGAACAATTTTAGCCAAGAGAATATATTGGGGAAAGGTGGTTTTGGCACTGTGTACAAAGGAGAGTTGCCTGATGGAACCCAGATAGCGGTGAAGAGAATGGAGTCTGGAGTGGTGGGTGAGGGTGAGAAGGGGCTAACCGAGTTCAACTCAGAAATTGCAGTGCTTACTAAGGTTAGACACAGGCATTTGGTAGAACTCATTGGCCATTGCTTGGATGGACATGAGGGGCTTCTTGTCTATGAATACATGCCTCAGGGACCGCTTAGCAGGCATTTGTTTGATTGGAAGGATGAAGGGATAAAGCCTTTGGAGTGGAAGCAAAGGCTTATTATAGCTTTGGATGTTGCTAGAGGTGTTGAATACCTTCATAATTTGGCACAACAGATCTTCATCCATAGGGATTTGAAGCCATCAAACATCTTGCTTGGGCATGATTTGCGAGCTAAAGTTTCGGATTTCGGATTGGTCCGGCTTGCCCCTGAAGGACAGACATCGTTCGAGACTAGACTTGCCGGAACTTTTGGATACCTAGCTCCGGAGTATGCTG TAACCGGACGAGTTACAACAAAGGTTGATGTATATAGCTTTGGGGTGGTTCTTATGGAGATGATAACTGGAAGGAAAGCTATAGATAACAGCCAGCAGGAAGAGAACATCCACCTAGTTACATGGTTCCGGAGGATGCTGCTGAACAAAGATTCGTTTCGGAAGGCCATCGACCCAGCAATTGATACTGTGGATGAAGAAACCTTAGCCAGTGTTATCACTGTTGCAGACTTGGCTGGCCACTGCTGCGCAAGGGAGCCGTATCAGCGGCCGGATATGGGCCATGTGGTGAACGTGTTAGCGCCTCTTGTTGAGGTGTGGAAGCCGACGGAACAAAGGGGCGAAGACACGTTTGCCATAAATTTTGACGAGAGTTTGCCAGAAGCATTGAGCAAGTGGCAGGCCTATGAAGGAACAAGCACCATGGATATCTCATCTTCATCTACATCAATGCTTACCAGCCGAGACAATACACAATCAAGCATACCTAATCGCCCTGTTGGATTTGCAGAAACCTTTACATCTTACGATGGACGATAA